In Pseudomonas sp. P5_109, the genomic window GCGCCGCCCTGATCCAGGCCAGGGCCGAGCGTGATCTGGCGCAGTTGAATGTCGGCTACACCGAATTGAAGGCACCGGTTGACGGGGTGATCGGCAATCGCCGGGCCCGGGTCGGCGCCTATGCCCAGGCCGGCTCGCAATTGCTCTCGGTGGTGCCGGCCAGTGGTCTGTGGGTCGATGCCAACTTCAAGGAAGACCAACTGGCACGCATGGTGCCGGGGCAACGGGTGGTGATTCATGCGGACGTGCTGTCGGGTCAGGAATTCCACGGTCACCTCGACAGCCTGGCCCCTGCCAGCGGCTCGCAGTTCAGTGTGTTGCCGCCGGAAAACGCCACCGGCAACTTCACCAAGATCGTGCAGCGGGTGCCGGTGCGGATTCACCTCGACCCGGCCGACAGCGTGCTCGGCCACCTGCGTCCCGGGTTGTCGGTGACCGCTGAAGTCGACACGCGCAAGGAGCCTGAAGCGCCAGCTGTTGCGAGCGCGCCATGAGCCGCGCCCTCGCCGCTCCGGCGCAGCCGTTCAATGCCGCGAACATGGCCACGGCGACCAAGGTCTTCGCCTTTGCCAGCATGTGCATCGGCATGTTCATTGCGCTGCTGGATATCCAGATCGTCTCGGCTTCGTTGCGTGACATCGGCGGCGGACTCTCCGCCGGTACCGACGAAACCGCGTGGGTGCAAACCAGTTACCTGATCGCCGAAATCATCGTGATCCCGCTGTCGGGCTGGCTGTCGCGGGTGTTCTCGACGCGATGGTTGTTTTGCGCATCGGCGGTGGGTTTCACCCTGACCAGCCTGCTGTGCGGCGTGGCCTGGAACATCCAGAGCATGATCGCCTTCCGCGCCCTGCAAGGGTTTCTGGGCGGATCGATGATTCCGTTGGTGTTCACCACGGCCTTCATATTCTTCACCGGCAAGCAACGGGTGATCGCCGCCGCGACCATCGGCGCGGTGGCCTCGTTGGCCCCGACCCTGGGGCCGGTGATCGGTGGCTGGATCACCGACATTTCGTCCTGGCACTGGCTGTTCTACATCAACCTGGTCCCCGGCATCTTTGTCGCCGTGGCCGTGCCGATGCTGGTGAAAATCGACCAGCCGGAACTGTCGCTGCTCAAAGGCGCGGACTACTTGAGCATGGTGTTTCTGGCGCTGTTCCTCGGCTGCCTGGAATACACCCTGGAAGAAGGCCCGCGCTGGAACTGGTTCAGCGACCGCACCATCCTGACCACTGCGTGGATCAGCGGCCTGGCCGGCCTGGCGTTCATCGGCCGAACCTTGCACGTGGCCAATCCGATTGTCGATTTGCGCGCCTTGAAGGACCGCAACTTTGCCCTCGGCTGTTTCTTCTCGTTCGTCACCGGCATCGGCCTGTTCGCCACCATTTACCTGACGCCACTGTTCCTCGGCCGGGTGCGTGGCTACGGCGCGCTGGACATTGGCCTGGCGGTTTTCTCCACCGGGGTGTTCCAGATCATGGCGATTCCGCTGTATGCCTTTCTGGCCAACCGCGTCGACCTGCGCTGGATCATGATGACCGGCCTCGGGCTGTTCGCCTTGTCGATGTGGGATTTCAGCCCGATCACCCATGACTGGGGGGCCAGGGAATTGATGCTGCCGCAAGCCCTGCGCGGGATTGCCCAGCAACTGGCGGTGCCGCCGACCGTGACCTTGACCCTTGGTGGCCTGGCGCCCGCAAGGCTCAAACATGCGTCGGGGTTGTTCAATCTGATGCGTAACCTGGGCGGCGCCATCGGCATCGCCGCATGCGCGACGATTCTCAACGACCGCACCAACCTGCATTTCACCCGGCTGGCAGAGAACCTCAACAGCACCAACGAGGCCCTCAACCAATGGCTGTCCCAGGTCGGCAACAACTTCGCCGCCCTCGGCCAGAGCGGTGACGCCGGGGTCACCGCCAGCCTGCATCAACTATGGTTGCTGACCTACCGCGAAGCCCAGACACAAACCTACGGCGACGCGTTTCTGATGATCGGGGTGTGCTTCGTCATCGCCACGGCGATGGTGCCCTTGATGCGCAAGGTACAACCACCGGCCGCACCGAGTGCGGATGCGCATTGAGGATCCTTGTCAGGAATCGACCGTTTCCCTTGGCCAGTAACTTGCCAGATTCAAGGAATCTGGAGAAAACCTGATTTGAGCGTGCTGTACATGCCCCACCGGAGTCTCGGCCTGGCTATAATTATCTTTAATTCGGCAACGTGTGGGTTCTCTATGCATAACACTCACCACCATATTGGAGAAAAGTGGGAAATGAACACTTTCTGCTGTCACCGGAGCATTACCTCGAAGTTCTCGAACATAAACAGGCTCACCTGTCGCCGACGTCAGCACAACTGATAAATATACCGAGGAAAAGTACTCATGAGCAGCGGAGTTAGCAAAAAACGTTATTTCTACCAAACGCGCATATAAATTTATGCGTATCCGCCCTATATCACGGCCGCCATTCCCCCGTAAGAACCAAGTAAAATCCAAACCAGAAACAACCACATCAATTTTAGGCCTGACAAACTCTACCGTGCGATGCTTCTCGAAAAGAAAAACGCGATCAGCCCCACCAAAAGTATTAATTGCGCGCCGCATATCTTGCTTCAATGGAAAGTCATCATTCAGCCTCAGGTGCGGATTCTTTTCAAACTCCTTTGCACATTTATCAATTTCAGCCATCAAATTAAGACCTACCTGAGTGCCGAGACTTAAATTCACCAGCCCTCGTTCAGTCACTTTCAGCCTATTCACTTGTGCATTCGAATCAATCACTGCCGATACCGTCGCATTAGACACCTCTATACGCGATGGCTCCTTATGCATTATCTCAATAGTAAATTCTTTAGAGATTAAAACCGTCCCAGAGAACAATTCGGTCTTATCACCCATCATCTCTCGACGAAAAACAATACTACCCTGGGCATTCATCACCACTACTTCCGCATAT contains:
- a CDS encoding DHA2 family efflux MFS transporter permease subunit, which gives rise to MSRALAAPAQPFNAANMATATKVFAFASMCIGMFIALLDIQIVSASLRDIGGGLSAGTDETAWVQTSYLIAEIIVIPLSGWLSRVFSTRWLFCASAVGFTLTSLLCGVAWNIQSMIAFRALQGFLGGSMIPLVFTTAFIFFTGKQRVIAAATIGAVASLAPTLGPVIGGWITDISSWHWLFYINLVPGIFVAVAVPMLVKIDQPELSLLKGADYLSMVFLALFLGCLEYTLEEGPRWNWFSDRTILTTAWISGLAGLAFIGRTLHVANPIVDLRALKDRNFALGCFFSFVTGIGLFATIYLTPLFLGRVRGYGALDIGLAVFSTGVFQIMAIPLYAFLANRVDLRWIMMTGLGLFALSMWDFSPITHDWGARELMLPQALRGIAQQLAVPPTVTLTLGGLAPARLKHASGLFNLMRNLGGAIGIAACATILNDRTNLHFTRLAENLNSTNEALNQWLSQVGNNFAALGQSGDAGVTASLHQLWLLTYREAQTQTYGDAFLMIGVCFVIATAMVPLMRKVQPPAAPSADAH